In Musa acuminata AAA Group cultivar baxijiao chromosome BXJ2-8, Cavendish_Baxijiao_AAA, whole genome shotgun sequence, one genomic interval encodes:
- the LOC135618446 gene encoding 11 kDa late embryogenesis abundant protein-like, which translates to MQSGKRVVESAKETAGNITASTKAGMEKTKASVEEKVEKMRARDPEEKAEAGRRKEERKYEAEAEKEAAKERHAAEREDVRAGGAAGGGVAGHPAGQAPVASGGHPHAGGRGSTTGPGF; encoded by the exons ATGCAAAGCGGGAAGAGAGTGGTGGAGTCTGCAAAAGAGACGGCGGGGAACATCACCGCCTCCACCAAGGCCGGCATGGAGAAGACCAAAGCCTCCGTCGAGGAAAAG GTGGAGAAGATGAGGGCCAGGGACCCGGAAGAGAAGGCGGAGGCGGGGCGGCGGAAGGAGGAGAGGAAGTACGAGGCGGAGgccgagaaggaggcagcgaaagAGCGGCACGCGGCAGAAAGGGAGGATGTGAGGGCTGGTGGAGCTGCAGGCGGCGGTGTGGCTGGCCACCCGGCTGGCCAAGCTCCGGTGGCATCCGGCGGCCACCCCCATGCTGGTGGTCGTGGCTCCACCACGGGCCCCGGCTTCTGA